The following are encoded in a window of Armatimonadota bacterium genomic DNA:
- a CDS encoding dihydrodipicolinate synthase family protein: MENSIKKILDEGVVIPASPLALTAERKLDERRQRLLWRYYIAAGAGGLAIGVHTTQFAIRKPEVGLFRPLLELGAEEMKHIKKPFVRIAGVCGKTEQAVAEACLARELGYHAGLLSLAALSDANEDELIAHCKTVAEVIPLVGFYLQRAVGGRILPYSFWRRFAEIENVVAIKIAPFNRYQTIDVIRAIAESGRDDIALYTGNDDNIVLDLLTPYRFSVNGKKVERRIVGGLLGQWSVWTRSAVQLLEKCHEVVSKGGDVPAEMMRLAVEWTDVNAAFFDVANGFAGCIAGIHEVLRRQGLLEGIWCLDPKECLSPGQSEEIDRVYKSYPHLNDDDFVREWLTTNGL; encoded by the coding sequence ATGGAGAACAGCATCAAGAAAATCCTAGATGAGGGAGTGGTCATTCCCGCAAGCCCGCTAGCGTTGACAGCTGAGCGGAAGCTTGACGAGCGCCGGCAAAGATTACTTTGGCGGTACTACATAGCTGCAGGAGCAGGTGGTTTGGCAATAGGGGTTCATACAACCCAATTTGCTATTCGGAAGCCAGAGGTTGGTCTTTTCAGACCGCTTCTCGAGCTGGGCGCCGAGGAGATGAAACACATCAAAAAGCCTTTTGTGCGGATAGCTGGTGTGTGTGGAAAGACGGAGCAGGCAGTAGCGGAAGCTTGCCTTGCACGTGAGCTTGGCTACCATGCAGGATTATTGAGCTTGGCTGCGCTAAGCGACGCTAATGAAGACGAACTTATTGCTCACTGCAAAACTGTTGCTGAGGTAATTCCTCTTGTTGGTTTTTACCTTCAACGCGCAGTTGGCGGTCGAATACTTCCATATAGTTTCTGGCGGCGATTTGCTGAAATTGAGAATGTTGTGGCTATTAAAATTGCTCCTTTCAATCGCTACCAAACAATTGACGTAATTCGTGCAATAGCTGAGTCGGGCCGTGATGACATTGCACTCTATACTGGAAATGATGATAACATTGTGCTCGACTTGCTTACGCCTTATCGCTTTTCCGTAAACGGCAAGAAAGTTGAACGCCGAATTGTAGGCGGACTGCTAGGCCAATGGTCGGTATGGACTCGTAGCGCAGTACAGTTACTTGAGAAATGCCATGAAGTTGTTTCCAAGGGCGGAGATGTGCCAGCTGAAATGATGCGTCTTGCGGTGGAATGGACAGATGTTAACGCGGCGTTCTTTGATGTCGCAAATGGTTTTGCAGGGTGCATTGCTGGCATTCATGAAGTGCTTCGCCGGCAGGGATTGCTAGAGGGCATTTGGTGCCTTGACCCAAAGGAATGTCTCAGCCCTGGGCAAAGTGAAGAAATTGATAGAGTATATAAAAGCTATCCGCACCTGAACGATGATGATTTTGTGCGGGAGTGGCTCACAACAAACGGCTTGTGA